In the Streptomyces sp. 3214.6 genome, CCTCACACACGCCCTGGCCGCCGGCACCGTCCCCGACGTCATCACCTGGCACGAGCTGAGCCACCCGGAGGCCGTGCGCGAGAGCGTCGCCAAGTACCGGGCGTGGGAGAAGGAGCTGTTCAAGGGCACCGACCGTGAGGGCAGCCAACTCCCCATCAACATCAACGAGTACGCCTTCAACTACCACACCTCCGTTCCCGGCCAGATGATCCAGTGGGTCTCCGCGATCGAGGAGTCCAAGGTGGACGCCGACATCGCGTACTGGAACATCGACGGCAACCTCTCCGACTCCGCTGTGCAGTCGAACCGCGGCAACGGCCAGTGGTGGCTGCTCAACGCGTACGCCTCGATGAGCGGCCACACCGTGACGGTGAACCCGCCGTTCCCCGGCCAGAACTATCGCATGCAGGGCGTCGCCACCCTCGACGAGAAGAAGAAGCAGGCCCGGCTGATCTTCGGCGGCTCCACCGGCGAGGGTCACATCACCTTCGCGGGCGTTCCTAAGAAGCTCTTCGGAACGAGCGTGCACGCCTGGGTGCGGGAGATCGAGTGGACCGGGCAGGTGGGCGATTCCCCCGGCCCGGTACTGCGGGCCGAGCGGAACCTGAAGGTCGCGGGTGACGGCACGGTCTCCGTCGACTTCGGCGACGGCACGCTGCCGACACTCAAGGAGTCCTCGGCGTACGAGATCGTCCTCAGCCCGGCCGGAAACGCGAAGGCCACGCAGTCCTCGCCGGTGCGCTGGCAGAGCTCGTACGAGGCGGAGGATGCCGCCCACACCGGTTCCGGCTACTCCAAGAACGGCCCCGAGGGCTCACCGCGCGACGTGTCGAAGTTCTACACCTCCGGCGGCTACGACGTCGGCGGCCTGCGCACCGGCTCGGACGTCACCCTCGACTTCACCGTGGACGTGCCCGAGGACGGCACCTACGACCTGAGCGTCTTCGCCAACTCCCTCAACACCTTCGACCAGGTCAAGGAACAGGGCCCCACCAACGTCTTCCTGCGCGTGGACGGCAAGGCGGACAGCGAGCAGGAACTGCACCTGCCGCTCGGCTACAAGTGGGTGGTGTGGGACCACACCGACTCCAAGGTCCAGCTCACCAAGGGCAAGCACACCCTGACCCTCGCCGCGAAGAGCCTCGACGGCAAGCGCGCCACCAAGGGCGACGCCATCGTCGACCGCCTCACTCTGTCCCTCCCCGAGGCATCGGCGAGCACCCAGGTGTACGAGGGCGAACTCGCCTGGCTGGGCGGCAGCGCCCGGCCCGTCTACGACCTGCCGAAGCGGGCGGCCACGGGATCGGGCGCGGCCCGGCTCCCGAAGGAGGGGACCGCGACCTTCTGGGTCTACTCCGCCGCCGACCGTGAGGCCACCCTCAAGATCGACACCCTCGGCGGCTCAGGCGCCCGCGTCGCCGTCAACGGCCGGAGCGTCCTGCGCCTGGACAAGGGCGGGAACAGCGTCGCGGTCTCCCTGTCCGGTGGCGTCAACAAGGTGACGGTGACCGGCGGTTCAGGCACCACCCTCGTCGACCGCCTCACGGTCACCCCGACCGAGGGCACCCTCAAGACGCGGACGTACGAGGCGCAGGACGCCACCCTCGCCGGCACGGCCACACTCAGCCCGCTCTCCCTGGCCACGGACGGCACCGCGATCACCGGCATCGGCGGTGCCCCGGGCAACGGCAACACGGCCACGTTCACCGTCACCGCGGACAAGACGGGCCTGTACGCGCTGCGCATCCGCTACTCCAACCCCGAACAGTCCCCGGCCACCCACTACAACCCGGACCCGCTCGCCCGCCACGCCGACCTCACCGTCAACGGCGGCACGACGCAGCGGGTCGCCTTCCCGCACACCTTCCACCAGAACGACTTCTGGGAGCTGACCGTCCCGGTCCAGCTCAAGAACGGACAGAACACGCTCACCTTCCGCTCCGAGGAACTGCCCAACTTCGACGGCACCAGCTACGCCTCGGACACCTTCCCCGGCGTGCTGCTCCGCTCCCGCTACGCCCCGCTGATCGACCGGATCACGGTCGCCCCGTACGCGAAGGAGGTGCGATGAGGTGAGCGGCGTCAGCGGCGAGGTGACGCGTACGAAGACCGGGTAGCGGGGCATCGCCTCCCACCCGCCGCCCGCCGGAGCGCGCCCACCCCGCCACCGATGCCGCGTGCAGGCGACCGGGTCCGTCAGGCCGACGGACCCGGTCGCCTCGCTGTGCGAAGCCGGCGGTCGGCCTGGTCGGCGTCGTCGGCCGCCGTCGGTGGCAGGGCCAGGAGCCGCACGTCTACTCACCGCCGGTTTGCTGGTGGGCCCGGTCCGGGGAGGCCAGCTCCGCCCTGCTGGTCACCCCCAGTTTGCGGCCTGCTTGCTCAATCAGTCCGGTCACGTCGTGCGGGGTCAGGAGCAGGGCCTGGGCGATCTGACGGTCACTGTGACCCGCGCGGAGCAGCTCGACCAGCCGGTGTTCGGTCGGGGACAGGCTCGGGGCCGCCGGTGGAGCCGGCTTCGGGCGCACTCCTGCCGTGGCGAGCGCTCCGCGTACTTGGCCGGCCAGCAGGACGCTGCCGCAGCTGTCCGCGAGGTGGAGCGCCTGGGTGAGGGCCTGGCGGGCCTTGTCGGTCTCGCCGCCGCGCAGGAGGGCGGTTCCCAGCGCGTAGTGGGCGCGGGCCAGTTCGAGTCGGGCGGGGGACCGTTTCAGCAGGGCCACGGCCTCGCGCAGGAGGGCCTGTCCTTTGCGTCCGCCGTGGATGACGCCCAGGCAGCGTGAGGCCACCCCGATCGATCGCTCGGTGCCCCACCGGTGGGCCAGCTCCAGTTCCTCGGTGGCCAGTTGGAGCGCGTCCGTCCGCTGTCCGAGCGTGAGGTGCAGCAAGGCCGCCCGCGACCGCCACGGCGCCCCGGCCAGGCTCATGACCTGTGCCCGGTTCTCCTCCGCGCCGTACTCGTGCAGGATGGCGAGGGCGGCGGCCTGGTTGCCCCGCGCCGCGTGCAGGCGACTGCGTACGAGGAGCGCCGGGCCCTGCCAGGTCCAGCCCACCCGGTCGAAGTCGGCGTCCGCGGTGAGCGCTGCCGTCGCCGAGGTCAGGTCGCACCGCTCGATCAGCGACTCGCCCACCTGGGTCGTCAACGACAGCCTGACCCGAGGCTCCAAGCCCTGGTCTGCCGTGGTGGCGGGGTGTCCGAAGTCAGCGGTGAGCGGGAGCTGTCGGCCGCGGCGGGCCTGGACGAGCAGCTGCCAGGTCAGCGCGGACGAGACCAACAGGAACGAGCCCCATCGGCCGCCCATGTCGCCGATGCGGTCGAAGCGCGCGACCGCGTCGTCGAGCCGGTCGGTGGCCACGAAGGCCAGCCCGGCGAGGGTCACGAGCATCTGGGACGTGTCCGCCGCGACCAGGCCGCCTCGCAGGGCCCGGTCGAGGAGGTCGTTGGCGACCTGGGCACTGGCCTCCCCGGTGGTGGCCGGGGCGGACAGCGCGGCCAGGATCATGCACTCACCGGGGGTGTCCCCGGCCAGCTTGTGGTCCCACAGCTGTCGCGCGTGCCGGCGTGCGGCGGGGAGCGTGGACAGCTGGTCGTAGCCGATCAACAGCATCTGCGCCTGAAGGAACCACGACACCTCACGAGCGAGGCCGATGCCGTCGTCGGTCTGCCCCAGATCGTCCACAGCACGGGCGAGGACGTCGACGGCGCGCTCGTGCTCATGGCTGAGGAACAGCGCGCTGGCGAGCAGAGAGGCCGCCTCGGCCAGCGCATACGGGTCGGCTAACGCCATCGAGGCCTGCGTCAGGTGGTGCCTGGCCGCGCCGGCATCGATCTGTATCTCGTCCTTGCCCAACTCCAGCAGCAAGGGACCACGCTCTTCGACGGACACCGGCTCGCGCAGCGCCCGGCGCAGATAGGCGACGGTGACCTCCGGAGCCCCTCGGCCACGAGTCGCCCGCGCCGCCTCCCGCAGGGCGTCCACCCACCAGTTCTCACCGCCCGGCTCGGCCAGCAGCAGATGGGCCGCCACCAGATCGTCGGCCGCGCCGTCGCTCCGCAGCAGTTCGGCTGCCCGCGCGTGACCGGCGGCCAGTTCCACCGGCCCCAGGACGGCCTCGGCGACAGCGGCGCGGACCAGGGCGTGCCCGAACCGCACCGGCTCACCCGGCGCCAGCACACCGATCTGCCGCAGCCTGCCGCCGAGCTCCCGTGCCGTCGACTCGCCCAGCCCCGCCAGCTCGGCCGCGACGTTCCAGGCGGCCTCGTCCCCCAGAACTACCAGGGCCCGCGCCAGGCGGAGGACCGGCTCCGGCTCGTCGGCCAGCCGCTTGACCACGGTTCCGGCCAGGATCCGGCCCCGGAACTCCTCCACCAGATGGGCCTGCTCGTCGGTGGCCCCGACCTGGTTGTCGGCCAGGGTCCGCAGCAACTGGTGCAGCAGCAGCGGGTTGCTTTCGGTGGCCGAGGCACACGCGGCGACGAACCGTGGTTCGCCGGGCCCCAGGCTCGCCCGCACCAGGTGGGTCACACTGTCGAGGTCCAACCCGGGCAGGCCGACCGACCGGCAGTAGGGCTGTCCGGCGATCCGCTCCAGCATCGGCTCGGCCCCGGACCCGGCCCCGTTGTCCGGCCGCCCCGCCAGCACCAGCAGCAGGGGCAGACCCCGCAGACGCCGCGCCAGGTACTCAAGCCACCGCACCGACGGGAGATCCGCCCAGTGCACGTCATCGACCACCAGGGCGACCGGCCCCTCGTCGGCGACATGCACCATCAGCCAGTACAGGCTGTGCAGAAGGCCCGGCGACGCCTCGGGCGACAGCTCACCGGTCCCCTGCACACGCAGCGCGTGCGACGCCAACTGCGCCGGACCCGACAACAGCCGTGCCCGCCCCTCGTCACCGGCTCGGGCCAGCAGAGGCTCGACCAGCTGCCGCAGCACCGCGAAGGCGAAGCCCTGCTCCAGCTCCGCCCCGCTCGCGGACACCACCAGGATCTCCCGCGACTGCTGGACGCGAGCCCACGTGTCCAGCAGCGCGGTCTTCCCCATCCCCGCGCCCGCCCGTACCAGCACCACGCCGCCCCGGCCCGCGCGTGCCTCGTCGGCCGCACGCTCCAGGATCACCAGCTGGTCCCGACGACCTAACAGGCCGGACGGCGCCGTGCCGTCGTCGGCAGGAGGAGTCGTCGGCCGGCCGGGGCGGCCCGCCGCGAGCAACGCGGCGGCGTCGGCGTCGCCCAGCCCCAGCGCCGACACCAGCAACTGCGCCGTGCGGCGCTGCGGACGCGCCCGCCGGCCGCGCTCCAGATCCCGGATGGACCGGGCCGCCATCCCGGCGGCCTCGGCCAGCTCCTCCTGTGTCAGCCCCGCGGCCCGGCGAAAGACCAACAACATCTCACCGAACGTCGCCAACTCCCCCACCCCCCGCACCGCCCCGCCTCACGGGACGGTCCCCTTCGAGTCCTGCCCGAAGCATCCGGGCGAGGACTCCGACGCCTCGCCGTTCAGCGGATGCTACTCACCGGCGATCGCTGCTTGCCGGCCGCCCTCCCTTTCGACAGGGGGGTCGAAAGGGAGGGCGCGGAGGTCACTCCGGCGCTCAACGCGATCGTGGTCGCACCACCGACCGCGGCGGCACTGAGCACGGGGGCGGACAGGGGCACCAGGAAGAACAACGGGACGGACCACCGGAAGAACCGCGCGGGAACCTTCCGGTGCCGCAGCCGGTCCCGTCGCGCACGCCGGCCGGACCGGAGGCGGCGGCCCGCCCGGGGACAGGGATCGGGCCGCCCTCGTTGTGCGAAGAGGGAACTTCACCGCGCCGGGGACGACGGCCCTGCCCAAGGTCCCGCCCAAGGCCCCGTCCAAGGCCCTCGTCGCGCTCGATCGCGTCGGCGTTCACGAGGAACGCACGTGGTGAGCCCGCTGCCGGAGCAGCTGTTGCGAGCTGCCGGCTCTCGTCCCGACAGCAGCCTCCGGCGGGCCGGACAGCCCCGTTTCCTGCGGTCGTTGCGGTCGCACAATCGTGAAGTGCGCGTTGGCCCGAGTTCCCGTCAAGACGTCCGGACCACGCCGTCTCAAGTACTGCCGCTTTCAATCAACTGCGGTCTCCACAGGGCTGGTTGCTGAGTACGGTGGCGCTCGCTGAACTGGGAGAGACACCGTTCGACCAGCAGCTGGACTCTGGGGGAACCGTGTTTCAAGGGACAGCCGTCGCATGTCCGACCTCAACGGCGGAAGGCCGATGAGCGCCGGCGGACCGTTGGTCGTACCGGTCCACCTCGACGCCCTGTGCCTGGCCGACGACCTCGACGTGCGGGGACCGGCCGACGACTTCACCCGGCTCCCCTACCGCGATGCGGCGACCGGTCTGGATCAGAACGAGGATCTCCCGTACGTCAGCGAGATCATGGTGCGAACGCCCTTCCAGGACGAGGACTTCCGGCTCAAGGCGGGCGTCCATCTCCACTGGGCGCTGCCGGACGGCCTGACCCGGATGGTCCAGGGCGCGGACGGCAGCACCGACGTCGCCGCGGTGCCGAACCGCTGGCTGGTGACCCGGAGCCGGGACGGCCAGGTGGAGAAGGAGTGGGTCGTCGAGAGCGACTACCTGTCCGAGGACAACCCCGCCGGGATCTGCTACCCGGTGTCCGGAGCGGGCCGCCCGTACCGGCGGCTCGGCCGGAAGCTGCCGCTCGACGTCTGGAGCCGCTCCACCGACCGCTCGCGGTATCTCCCCGAGCTGACCGCCGTCGGATACGGGGAACCCACCTTCGCGGCGCAGTACGCCAACTGCCACAGCGTCTTCGGCTTCCATGACCCGGACTACCCGGGCACCCCGCCGGCAGGGCTGCGCTACGAGGTCCTCGGATGGTTCGACGACCCCGGCCAGGATCCCGCCGCCGCGCTGGGTGGCGGCTCGGCGGCGCCGGGCGCACAGAACTGGCAGGAGGCGGCCCGACTGCGGTACGGCTGGACGGCGTCCTCGGCGAGCCCCGACACCCCGTCGCCGGGCCGGACGGTCTGCTACGCACGGTTGACCTTCGCGGCCACCGGCACCAAGCCTGGTCCGCCACCGTCCGACCCGGACGACGAGACCGGCGTCTGCGTGGGGAACACCGCCACCGAGGCGCTCGCCGCGCACCTCGGAAGCGTCCTGCCCGCCGGGCCGGCCGACACGCCCGGACCGGCCGCCCCAGGGAGCCAGGAGGACCGGGCCGACCGGGTGGAAGAGCTCCTGGAGGCGCTGGCCTTCGCCGACGAGCTGGAGTCGAAGCCGCTGGACCTCGGCTTCGGCCTGAGCGAGTCCCGGCACTCCGCCACCTTCCACGACGTGCCCTCCGGCATCCTGTGGACACTCCGGCGGGAGGACGACACCGACGGCGTCACCGCCGAGGACAAGCAGGCACGCGAACGTCTCACCGTGCCCCACGCATTGAGCGACCTGCTGAATCTCCTGAACGTCGCCCAGGCCGACCTGGACCGGGCACGCCACCAACTGACCTCGGTCCGCGAGCAGTTGTTCGCGGACTGGTACAAGTACCAGCTCTGCGCCTACCCGTACGACGCCCTGGTGGACTCGTATCCGAACCAGGACCAGGTGGCGTTCTTCCTCCGACGCACGATGGGCCTGCTCGACCAGGACTCCGGCAGGGCCGAACTCCTGGCCCAGCGGCTGCGCGACGCGCGCAAGGCCGTCGACATCTCGCTGAAGGATTTCAACGCCGTCGCCCTGCGCGCCCGCAGCACCTTCGTCCTGCACGAGATTCCCGCACCGTCGTACCAACTCCCCAATGATCCCGTGGTGCTGCTCACCGGGCAGGCGGCCACTCCCAGTGACCGCCACGGCCAGGACGGGGCGCTGCATCCGCAGGGGCTGCTGGAGTGCGCCCTGTCCGCCGAGGGCCACCCGGACCTGAGCACACCGAAAGCCGTGCGGGCCCTGCGGGCGACCGCCGTCGCCGCCGTGGCGAAGCTGCCGGTGCCGAACTTCGCGATCACCGAGTGGACCGGCCCGTCCTGGCATCCCACGGTGCTGGAATGGGAGGTGGAGTTCTTCCCCGCGACGATCGGCAACAACAACGACCCGCGCGACCGCAGTTACAGCGAGGACTTCGTCACCGGCAACTACGTCCTGCCGCCCCGTGACGTGGAGCTCCAGCCGATCCGCCAGATACCGGACAAAGGCGCCAACGTCTACACCGGTACGACGATCCTGTCGCCGGGCGCCCGGCCGGTGCTGTCCTCCCGGGTGCTGCGCTACCTGCAGGGCGCTGTGCTGCCGCTGTACAACGCGTCGGCGCAGCCGAAGCAGCCGGAGGTGACCCGTGAGGCGTTCCTGTCCGACCCCGCCCCCGTGCTCGACTGGTTCGACTCCCACGGGACCGACCAGCGGCTGGCCCTGCTGGTCCGTATCTACCGGCATCTCGCGCTGAACGAGGACAGCAACCTGTCGGCCGTCCTGAGCGGATTCAACGACGCCCTGCTCATGCGCAAGCTCACCCGGCAGCTCCCGATAGCCGATCCGCTCGGCTTCCCCGACCACCAGCGGTTCGCCGCCGACCTCGCGCAGGCGGTGGGAGCGGAGACCCGGCACGCGCCGCAGCCGCTCAGCGACTTCAACCCGATCCGCGCGGGCGCGCTGCGGGTGCTGCGGCTGCGGATCCTGGACAACTTCGGCACCGCCCAGGATGTGGACGTCAGCCGGATCCGGACCACCACACAGTTGCGGATGCCCGAACACCCGGACTGGGTGGCGATGCCGCCCCGGCTGGCCCAGCCCGCACGGCTGTCGTTCGAGTGGCTCGACGCGGAGGACGACATCCGGCAGACCAACGGTCTGCCGGACACCTCCCCGATCTGCGGCTGGCTGATACCCGACCACCTCGACGCCGGTCTCGCCGTGTACGCCGCCGACGGCTCGGCCATCGGCGAACTCCACGCTCTGCCGGACGCCGCCCACCCGCAGTCCGCCCAGTGGCGGAACCTGCCCGGAAGCACCGCCGCCCCGATCGAGGCGATCGCCAACTCCCATCTGCGGGCGGTCGTGCAACGACTGCACGACACCGGGCCGACAGCCCTGGGCACGTTCCTGGAGGATCTGGACGCCACCCTCCAGTACATCGAGCCGGAGGACTACGCGCAGCACCGGGGCCGGGCCGTGCTGATGGGCCGGCCGCTGGCGGTGGTCCGCGCGCGGGTGTCGCTGGAGCTGATGGGCCGGCCCGCCACCCACCAGGACTGGAACGTCTTCCGGCAGGACATGGGCCGCGCCTGCCGGGAGACCAACGACTTCCCGCTGGTCCGCTTCCCGGTCAGGATCGGCGAGCACCAGCTCCTCGACGACGGGGTCCTCGGGTTCTGGCTGGAGGACTCGGCGCAGCGCCTCGGCCCCCTGTGGCACGACGTCCGCTCCCCCGAGGACCCACTGGTCCAGGCGCTCGACGCGCCTCCGCAGTACCTGACCATGCTCATCGACCCGCGGGGCACGGTGCACGCGACGGCGGGGATCCTGCCGACCCACTCGCTGCGGATCCCGTCCGGGATGTTCCGGGACGCGCTGGAGGGCATGGCCGTCAGTTTCCGTGCCGCGCCGGTCCTCACCGACGCGGACCGGATCGCCGTACCGCTGCCGGACGAGCCCGGCTACGCCTGGTCCTGGCAGGAACAGCGGGAGACCGGCCGGGTGGAACAGGCCGATCCGCCACGGCCCGACGCGCGGTTCCCGGCCCGGGCGACCCTGCGCGAGGGCTGGCTGACGCTGCGTCCGGTGTCCGACCCGCAGACCGACCAAGGAGCACGATGATCACCCTGGAGCTGACGCTCGCCGAGACCAACCTCCTGCTGGAGGCGCTCGGTACCCGTCCGTACGCGCAGGTGTACGAACTCATAGCCAAGGTTCACCAGCAGGCCGAGAAGTCTGCCGAGACCCAGGACGGAACCGCGGAATGACGGCCAACCTGGTGCTGCACTGGCACCTGGACGCCCTGACCTCGAACAACCAGGTCACGGACAGCTCCGACAACCATCTGGCCGGTACCGTCTCCGGGAAGCCGGGGACACGCCCCGACGAGCGGTTCGGCAGCGTGCTGGCGTTCGACGGCGCCACCGTCCAGGTCACCGGCGCCGACACACCACTGCTGCGCCTCGGCTCGTACACGGTCGAGGCATGGGTCAACCCGTCGGCCAAGAGGGCCACCCGGGTGGGCATCGTGGCGAAGACGAAGGGCGACTTCGCCGTCGTACTCGACGCGGACGGCACCCTCAGGCACCGGTTCGACACCACGGCGAAGTCCGGCGACGGGCACGCCACCGCGCCCGGGGCCGTACCGACGGACACGTGGCACCACGTGGCATGCGTCAACGACGGGCACACCGCTCGTATCTACGTCGACGGGGTCAAGGCGAGCGAGTACGCGTTCGCCGGTGACCGGGCCGCCACCCAGAGCCCGTTGCTGGTCGGCACGGACGGGGCGGGCCGGTACACAGGGCTGCTGGCCCACGTACGGATCTACGACAACGCGCTCAGCCAGGCCGAGATCCAGCGGGACATGGCCGACGACGAGGCGTCGCTGGCCGCGTTCGTACGGGCGCATCCGCTGGACTTCGCCCTGCTCGACGTGGACCAGCAGCCGGTGCTGTTCATCGACGACACCCCCGCGGGGCAGCCGATGACCCTGCGGCTCACCAACACCTCCCGCCAGGACATCGAACTCCGGACCCTCACGGGCCCCGTGTCGGCCACC is a window encoding:
- a CDS encoding LamG-like jellyroll fold domain-containing protein; translated protein: MSSADRSARRRAPAAVALALGAGVLVAPTSPAQAADTPRPTARYTFDDDLASGKITDSSGNGLTASLVNGSTAQSVEGTGGGKALALPGGAPTSDGAYVRLPREVVGDATDLTVSARVKWGSDTSSWQRIFDLGAGTTKYLFTTPSNNGGVLRTAVTTGGGGAESQVSGYAALPADTWRTVTVTLDTAAGQVTTYLDGVAVSSAATTVKAKELLDGSATSAGYIGKSLYPDPLLKGAIDDFTVWHSALSAEQVAGVVGDVPTLRALSQTSFEVRTTTGTAPSLPPSVRSSYSDGYDRDTPIVWDAVPPEKYARPGTFTLTGTAAGREVKATVTVVREGQLTVDLGSDTGAFHGGASGTLYGVYGPDVPTNNLIEGMGLRTVSTKAQDGPQHPGADALEVVKPLADSTDGDVYIYMTDIHRGFPYEWPGNTPAEKLKLYEEKIAGQVDQVLRLPERYQDNIVFVPFNEPEGNMFGTGQWSYNKVSWLDDPDDYFAAWDSAYKLIKGRMPDARIAGPNTSILYDQVKGFLTHALAAGTVPDVITWHELSHPEAVRESVAKYRAWEKELFKGTDREGSQLPININEYAFNYHTSVPGQMIQWVSAIEESKVDADIAYWNIDGNLSDSAVQSNRGNGQWWLLNAYASMSGHTVTVNPPFPGQNYRMQGVATLDEKKKQARLIFGGSTGEGHITFAGVPKKLFGTSVHAWVREIEWTGQVGDSPGPVLRAERNLKVAGDGTVSVDFGDGTLPTLKESSAYEIVLSPAGNAKATQSSPVRWQSSYEAEDAAHTGSGYSKNGPEGSPRDVSKFYTSGGYDVGGLRTGSDVTLDFTVDVPEDGTYDLSVFANSLNTFDQVKEQGPTNVFLRVDGKADSEQELHLPLGYKWVVWDHTDSKVQLTKGKHTLTLAAKSLDGKRATKGDAIVDRLTLSLPEASASTQVYEGELAWLGGSARPVYDLPKRAATGSGAARLPKEGTATFWVYSAADREATLKIDTLGGSGARVAVNGRSVLRLDKGGNSVAVSLSGGVNKVTVTGGSGTTLVDRLTVTPTEGTLKTRTYEAQDATLAGTATLSPLSLATDGTAITGIGGAPGNGNTATFTVTADKTGLYALRIRYSNPEQSPATHYNPDPLARHADLTVNGGTTQRVAFPHTFHQNDFWELTVPVQLKNGQNTLTFRSEELPNFDGTSYASDTFPGVLLRSRYAPLIDRITVAPYAKEVR
- a CDS encoding ATP-binding protein; the protein is MLLVFRRAAGLTQEELAEAAGMAARSIRDLERGRRARPQRRTAQLLVSALGLGDADAAALLAAGRPGRPTTPPADDGTAPSGLLGRRDQLVILERAADEARAGRGGVVLVRAGAGMGKTALLDTWARVQQSREILVVSASGAELEQGFAFAVLRQLVEPLLARAGDEGRARLLSGPAQLASHALRVQGTGELSPEASPGLLHSLYWLMVHVADEGPVALVVDDVHWADLPSVRWLEYLARRLRGLPLLLVLAGRPDNGAGSGAEPMLERIAGQPYCRSVGLPGLDLDSVTHLVRASLGPGEPRFVAACASATESNPLLLHQLLRTLADNQVGATDEQAHLVEEFRGRILAGTVVKRLADEPEPVLRLARALVVLGDEAAWNVAAELAGLGESTARELGGRLRQIGVLAPGEPVRFGHALVRAAVAEAVLGPVELAAGHARAAELLRSDGAADDLVAAHLLLAEPGGENWWVDALREAARATRGRGAPEVTVAYLRRALREPVSVEERGPLLLELGKDEIQIDAGAARHHLTQASMALADPYALAEAASLLASALFLSHEHERAVDVLARAVDDLGQTDDGIGLAREVSWFLQAQMLLIGYDQLSTLPAARRHARQLWDHKLAGDTPGECMILAALSAPATTGEASAQVANDLLDRALRGGLVAADTSQMLVTLAGLAFVATDRLDDAVARFDRIGDMGGRWGSFLLVSSALTWQLLVQARRGRQLPLTADFGHPATTADQGLEPRVRLSLTTQVGESLIERCDLTSATAALTADADFDRVGWTWQGPALLVRSRLHAARGNQAAALAILHEYGAEENRAQVMSLAGAPWRSRAALLHLTLGQRTDALQLATEELELAHRWGTERSIGVASRCLGVIHGGRKGQALLREAVALLKRSPARLELARAHYALGTALLRGGETDKARQALTQALHLADSCGSVLLAGQVRGALATAGVRPKPAPPAAPSLSPTEHRLVELLRAGHSDRQIAQALLLTPHDVTGLIEQAGRKLGVTSRAELASPDRAHQQTGGE